TACAACAGACCCTGCTACTTGAGCCATCTATTCAAAACGCAAAGACAGCTATTCGGAGCAGATGTGCTTGGCTATGGGAACACTTGGTCGAGCTCAAGTCTGAGCACCTCCGTCGATACGGAGAAGTGTCCAAAAAATTGGCAGAATACCTCGACCCAAAAACTGAGCTGCTAATTCAGGGTATAGTGAATATTTTGGACCTACTTAAATCCCGAGAAAGCGGAAGCTGAAAACAAACGAAGCCCTGCTAATGAGCGTTTGGATTCAGCTTGAATCGAACGCGAAAGGTAATTACAGCAGGAATCGGGCTGCCCTCTTTCAATGCGGGAGAAAATTTGGCAAGCTTCATATATTCTAGAGCTGCGCGGTCGAGGATTTCGCTGCCCGAGGAAACAGCGACTTCCACTTGTTTAGGTTTACCATCTATATCAATTTTTGTACGGAGCACCACTGTGCCTTGCCGTCCCTCCTGTCGTGCAAGTTCTGGGTATGGTGGGTCTTTCCATTCCAACAACTTCGGTCCACATGTAGGCCCCTTGGGAGGAGTTGGTTTTTCAAGCGTTACGACCTTTGATGGCGGCGACGACACCGGCGGTGGTTCGGCTTCTGACACTTTCTTTGGATTAGGAGGCACCATAGGTTCTCCCCCTTGTTGCATCGTTCCACTTCCGTCGGGATTATCCCCAAAGGGGCCGGCTCCAACTGCATTTCCAGTTCCGCCTAGACCGTATTCACCTGGAGTGCTCGGCGCCAAAGAGTCAGTGCGCGTGAATACCTCAGGAGTAGCAATAACTAGGGCGCCTGCTTGCGATTGCGGAGCAACGCATTTTGCAGGAATCGAAGCCATTTGGGCTGTTATCTCGTTTTTGCGAGGCTTAGGAAAATTCCTAAGTGCTTCATCCGGCAGCACAATATGACCACGCTTTGGTGAAGCTAGCGATTTTCCTGATCTGACGGGCGCGATTATGTTTGGTGGCTGCGAAAGCCGCGCTTGCTGATAAGGCTGGGGTAGAAGCGGCTTCCTCATTTGAATCAGTTCAACATTCAATCTTGGAGTAGGCCCTTCCAAATGTCGCAAGCTAGCTTCAACACTCTTCGGCTCACCAAAAAGCCCCCAGAGCTGAGCTACAGCCAACGCGAAGGCATGAAGTACTACTGACCCTAGGAACGCAAGCGCAATATTCCGATGTTTTTTAATTTTGCCAGCAAAAATTGCCATAGGAACTTATTATCGGTCCTTTGATTTTGATTGGGTATAAACGCCACGTTGCTGGCTAGCATTCCTACTATTAATTTCCTCAGTAGCCAGGGATACACGATGCAAACCAACGAGCCTAGCGGCATCCATTACCCAAATTACAGAGCCATATGAGGCTTCTTTATCTGCTCGGATGACAACCACTTTCTGTGGTTGTGGAAGTTTCCGAGCGGCACTCATTAAAGCATTAACAAGGCCTGCAGGTCGAACAGGCTGACCACCCACCAGCATACGTCCTTGTTCGTTGATGGTTACGGTGATTTCGCCAGATGTTTCCGCCTCGCGTGTACTAGTGACGGCGGGCGGAAGGTTAACTTTCATTGACGGCTCAGCAATGAAAAACGTAGCCGTCACCATAAAAATAATGAGTAGCACCAACATCACATCGGTCAAAGGTGTGATATTTATGTCTGTGATTAAGTTATTTTCGTATTTTGTATTCCAGCCGTTGTATCGCATCTTTACTATCCGAGACTAGAAAATCCAGCAACTCCAACCCGGCAATTTCCGCTTTGTGCAAAATTCGCCTCTGCCAAATTACAAACGCGTTATATGCAATTACCGCAATGATTGCAACAAATAATCCCGCCGCAGTGGCAATAAGCGCCTCGGATATCCCTGTGGCTACGACAGCAGGTCCCGCTGCACCCACCCGACCAATATCCCTAAAGGCGCGAATGATGCCTAATACGGTGCCGAAAAGTCCAATGAAAGGTGCGATGCTGCCAATGGTGCCAACTATTCCTAGATATGAGTTTAGCTTCAAATTCTCCTCGGCGAGAACGGTTTGAAGGCGATTTTCCAAAACCTCGCGCGGTTCTCCTCTCGAATTAATAAGCACTTCCATTGCTCGATTGGCAGGACCAGGGCGCTTTAACCAATTCATAGTGTCCTTTTCTCCGGCAAGCACCGCCTTTGCTCGAGCTAGAGCTTCCTCAATACTGCAGTCTACCTTAAAGAAGGCAAACAAGCGCTCTAGAGTTACCGCAATTGTCAACAGCGAACATAGCCCAAGTGGGTACATTACGATTCCACCATGTTTTAGTAACTCGAACATTATCTAGTTTGCCTCCCTATATTTGAACTGCTCAAGGTTTCCTGGCACGCGCCAAATAGAATTCTGGTTCGTCGATAACCTCAATATCAATAAGATTTACCGAAGCCAAAAGAACCGACATCACATCTGGAGGCGGCACCCTATCCTCCTCTACCGGACCACCAACCTCACGGTGGAGTTTGTTTACTGCCTCACGACCAATGGGATGCGAAACTACCAAGACTCCTCCAGGTCGAAGCACGCGAACCATTTCGCGCAGACTACGAACCTTATCATGAAAATGTGGAAGGGCTGCGTTACAAATAACACGGTCGAACTCTGCATCTTTAAACGGCGCATCATGCACGTCAGCTTCAATTAGCGTTACATTGCAGGGGAACCCCTTAAGCCTCGCAGCATTAAGCATTTCATGGGATAGGTCAAATGCGACAATGCTACCGGAAGGTCCAACTGCACGAAGTAAGTGAGGAATTAACACGCCCGTTCCAGTTCCCACGT
The sequence above is a segment of the Armatimonadota bacterium genome. Coding sequences within it:
- a CDS encoding energy transducer TonB is translated as MAIFAGKIKKHRNIALAFLGSVVLHAFALAVAQLWGLFGEPKSVEASLRHLEGPTPRLNVELIQMRKPLLPQPYQQARLSQPPNIIAPVRSGKSLASPKRGHIVLPDEALRNFPKPRKNEITAQMASIPAKCVAPQSQAGALVIATPEVFTRTDSLAPSTPGEYGLGGTGNAVGAGPFGDNPDGSGTMQQGGEPMVPPNPKKVSEAEPPPVSSPPSKVVTLEKPTPPKGPTCGPKLLEWKDPPYPELARQEGRQGTVVLRTKIDIDGKPKQVEVAVSSGSEILDRAALEYMKLAKFSPALKEGSPIPAVITFRVRFKLNPNAH
- a CDS encoding MotA/TolQ/ExbB proton channel family protein, with product MFELLKHGGIVMYPLGLCSLLTIAVTLERLFAFFKVDCSIEEALARAKAVLAGEKDTMNWLKRPGPANRAMEVLINSRGEPREVLENRLQTVLAEENLKLNSYLGIVGTIGSIAPFIGLFGTVLGIIRAFRDIGRVGAAGPAVVATGISEALIATAAGLFVAIIAVIAYNAFVIWQRRILHKAEIAGLELLDFLVSDSKDAIQRLEYKIRK
- a CDS encoding biopolymer transporter ExbD, whose product is MRYNGWNTKYENNLITDINITPLTDVMLVLLIIFMVTATFFIAEPSMKVNLPPAVTSTREAETSGEITVTINEQGRMLVGGQPVRPAGLVNALMSAARKLPQPQKVVVIRADKEASYGSVIWVMDAARLVGLHRVSLATEEINSRNASQQRGVYTQSKSKDR
- a CDS encoding class I SAM-dependent methyltransferase, whose product is MDRKYFFNQHAKEWDFTRHPEEEVRLERVVMLAEIQCGQSVLDVGTGTGVLIPHLLRAVGPSGSIVAFDLSHEMLNAARLKGFPCNVTLIEADVHDAPFKDAEFDRVICNAALPHFHDKVRSLREMVRVLRPGGVLVVSHPIGREAVNKLHREVGGPVEEDRVPPPDVMSVLLASVNLIDIEVIDEPEFYLARARKP